In a single window of the Poecile atricapillus isolate bPoeAtr1 chromosome 27, bPoeAtr1.hap1, whole genome shotgun sequence genome:
- the SLC25A39 gene encoding probable mitochondrial glutathione transporter SLC25A39 isoform X1 — translation MAEKVSPSPGGGITPLQQMLASGTGAILTSLFVTPLDVVKIRLQAQRTPFSKALAAQSVPWGAQPATWKCFLYCNGLMDHLYVCQNGNGCTAWYKAPGHFTGTLDAFVKITRYEGIRSLWSGLPPTLVMAVPATVIYFTTYDQLRDYLHTRVGSWGHYIPLLAGALARLGAVTVISPLELIRTKMQSQQLSYRELRVCIQSAVAQDGWLSLWRGWGPTVLRDVPFSALYWFNYELVRTWLCRQPWLDGATFMVSFASGAISGTVAAVLTLPFDVVKTQRQIELGDSEVHPVTASKPSSTWLLMQRIRAESGTRGLFAGFLPRVIKVAPACAIMISTYEFGKSFFQKLNQEQQLRGL, via the exons ATGGCTGAGAAGGTGTCACCGAGCCCCGGCGGGGGCATCACGCCGCTGCAGCAGATGCTGGCCTCAGGGACAGGTGCCATCCTCACCTCCCTCTTCG TGACACCGCTGGACGTGGTGAAGATCCGGCTGCAGGCCCAGAGGACCCCCTTCTCCAAAG CCTTGGCAGCGCAGTCAGTGCCCTGGGGCGCTCAGCCGGCCACAT GGAAGTGTTTCCTCTACTGCAACGGCCTCATGGACCACCTGTACGTGTGCCAGAACGGCAACGGCTGCACCGCCTGGTACAAGGCCCCCGGCCACTTCACCGGCACGCTG GATGCCTTTGTGAAGATCACACGCTATGAGGGCATCAGATCTCTGTGGAGTGGCTTGCCCCCCACCCT GGTCATGGCTGTGCCAGCCACCGTCATTTACTTCACCACCTATGACCAGCTCCGGGACTACCTGCACACCCGCGTGGGGAGCTGGGGCCACTACATCCCCTTGCTGGCTGGGGCCCTCGCCAGGC TGGGTGCTGTGACAGTCATCAGCCCCCTGGAGCTGATCCGCACCAAGATGCagtcccagcagctcagctACCGCGAGCTGCGCGTCTGCATCCAGTCTGCAGTGGCCCAGGACGGCTGGCTGTCCctctggaggggctggggacccaCCGTGCTGCGGGACGTCCCCTTCTCGG ctctctACTGGTTTAACTACGAGCTGGTGAGGACGTGGCTctgcaggcagccctggctggacgGGGCCACGTTCATGGTCAGCTTCGCATCCGGGGCCATCTCTGGCACG GTGGCTGCGGTGCTGACACTGCCCTTCGACGTGGTCAAAACCCAGCGGCAGATCGAGCTGGGAGACAGTGAGGTGCACCCAG TCACAGCCTCCAAGCCTTCCTCCACCTGGCTGCTCATGCAGCGGATCCGCGCTGAGTCTGGCACCCGGGGGCTGTTTGCAG GGTTCCTGCCCCGCGTCATCAAGGTGGCACCTGCCTGCGCCATCATGATCAGCACCTATGAATTTGGCAAGAGCTTCTTCCAGAAGCTgaaccaggagcagcagctgcggGGATTGTGA
- the SLC25A39 gene encoding probable mitochondrial glutathione transporter SLC25A39 isoform X2 produces the protein MAEKVSPSPGGGITPLQQMLASGTGAILTSLFVTPLDVVKIRLQAQRTPFSKGKCFLYCNGLMDHLYVCQNGNGCTAWYKAPGHFTGTLDAFVKITRYEGIRSLWSGLPPTLVMAVPATVIYFTTYDQLRDYLHTRVGSWGHYIPLLAGALARLGAVTVISPLELIRTKMQSQQLSYRELRVCIQSAVAQDGWLSLWRGWGPTVLRDVPFSALYWFNYELVRTWLCRQPWLDGATFMVSFASGAISGTVAAVLTLPFDVVKTQRQIELGDSEVHPVTASKPSSTWLLMQRIRAESGTRGLFAGFLPRVIKVAPACAIMISTYEFGKSFFQKLNQEQQLRGL, from the exons ATGGCTGAGAAGGTGTCACCGAGCCCCGGCGGGGGCATCACGCCGCTGCAGCAGATGCTGGCCTCAGGGACAGGTGCCATCCTCACCTCCCTCTTCG TGACACCGCTGGACGTGGTGAAGATCCGGCTGCAGGCCCAGAGGACCCCCTTCTCCAAAG GGAAGTGTTTCCTCTACTGCAACGGCCTCATGGACCACCTGTACGTGTGCCAGAACGGCAACGGCTGCACCGCCTGGTACAAGGCCCCCGGCCACTTCACCGGCACGCTG GATGCCTTTGTGAAGATCACACGCTATGAGGGCATCAGATCTCTGTGGAGTGGCTTGCCCCCCACCCT GGTCATGGCTGTGCCAGCCACCGTCATTTACTTCACCACCTATGACCAGCTCCGGGACTACCTGCACACCCGCGTGGGGAGCTGGGGCCACTACATCCCCTTGCTGGCTGGGGCCCTCGCCAGGC TGGGTGCTGTGACAGTCATCAGCCCCCTGGAGCTGATCCGCACCAAGATGCagtcccagcagctcagctACCGCGAGCTGCGCGTCTGCATCCAGTCTGCAGTGGCCCAGGACGGCTGGCTGTCCctctggaggggctggggacccaCCGTGCTGCGGGACGTCCCCTTCTCGG ctctctACTGGTTTAACTACGAGCTGGTGAGGACGTGGCTctgcaggcagccctggctggacgGGGCCACGTTCATGGTCAGCTTCGCATCCGGGGCCATCTCTGGCACG GTGGCTGCGGTGCTGACACTGCCCTTCGACGTGGTCAAAACCCAGCGGCAGATCGAGCTGGGAGACAGTGAGGTGCACCCAG TCACAGCCTCCAAGCCTTCCTCCACCTGGCTGCTCATGCAGCGGATCCGCGCTGAGTCTGGCACCCGGGGGCTGTTTGCAG GGTTCCTGCCCCGCGTCATCAAGGTGGCACCTGCCTGCGCCATCATGATCAGCACCTATGAATTTGGCAAGAGCTTCTTCCAGAAGCTgaaccaggagcagcagctgcggGGATTGTGA